In the Geitlerinema sp. PCC 9228 genome, one interval contains:
- the trpC gene encoding indole-3-glycerol phosphate synthase TrpC, which translates to MEIRRRPTRPTVDVKNLQFYVGHDREKPQNILEAIVWHKEKEVDALRERLPFLQLKNEVRNAPPVRDFVGALRRSATTPAVIAEVKKASPSKGVMREDFDPVAIATAYQQGGASCISVLTDSKFFQGSFENLVSIRAAVALPLLCKEFIIYPYQIYWARRHGADAVLLIAAILPDKDLRYFLKIVKVLGMTALVEVHTLEELDRVLALEGVALIGINNRNLEDFSVGLETTSQLLAQRQPALQQRQIAVVSESGLYTNDDLQQVAAAGANAVLVGESLVKQPDPQVALQNLMAGSKEGSAYRS; encoded by the coding sequence ATGGAAATTCGCCGCCGTCCAACGCGCCCCACAGTTGATGTTAAAAACCTCCAATTTTACGTGGGGCACGACAGAGAAAAGCCGCAAAATATTCTCGAAGCCATTGTTTGGCACAAGGAAAAAGAAGTGGATGCCCTGCGGGAGCGCCTACCATTTTTGCAATTAAAAAACGAAGTGCGGAATGCGCCGCCAGTACGCGATTTTGTGGGTGCCCTGCGCCGCAGTGCCACCACACCGGCGGTCATTGCTGAGGTCAAAAAAGCCTCTCCCAGCAAAGGGGTGATGCGAGAAGATTTTGACCCGGTTGCCATAGCCACGGCCTACCAACAGGGGGGGGCCAGCTGTATTTCCGTACTCACCGACAGCAAATTTTTCCAAGGGAGTTTTGAAAACCTGGTCTCCATCCGAGCGGCGGTGGCGTTACCTCTGCTGTGCAAAGAATTTATTATCTATCCCTATCAAATTTACTGGGCGCGCCGGCATGGTGCCGATGCGGTTTTGCTCATTGCAGCGATTTTACCCGATAAGGATTTACGATATTTCCTCAAAATTGTCAAGGTTTTGGGCATGACGGCTTTGGTGGAAGTGCATACTCTGGAAGAGCTCGACCGGGTGTTGGCTTTGGAAGGGGTGGCGCTGATTGGGATAAACAATCGCAATCTGGAGGATTTTTCCGTTGGTTTGGAAACCACCAGTCAATTGCTGGCCCAACGCCAGCCAGCGCTCCAACAACGTCAGATTGCCGTGGTGAGCGAATCAGGATTGTATACCAACGACGATTTGCAACAGGTAGCGGCAGCAGGGGCCAATGCGGTTTTGGTGGGCGAATCTCTGGTGAAGCAGCCAGACCCACAGGTGGCGTTACAAAATTTGATGGCTGGTTCCAAGGAAGGTTCTGCCTACAGAAGCTAA
- a CDS encoding DUF5340 family protein gives MIEKTFAHPVPLPSHIHYELLLQLLEQQTARALGYESPYREQVLELIATVRKALSQQKRLEESCQRDKIAFEYRWSLHGDKSE, from the coding sequence ATGATTGAAAAAACCTTTGCCCACCCGGTTCCCCTACCTTCTCATATTCATTACGAGTTGTTGCTGCAACTGTTGGAACAGCAGACGGCTAGGGCCTTGGGATACGAATCGCCCTATCGAGAACAGGTACTGGAACTCATCGCGACCGTTCGCAAGGCTCTATCCCAACAAAAACGACTTGAGGAGTCCTGCCAACGAGACAAGATTGCTTTTGAATATCGCTGGTCTCTTCATGGGGATAAGTCAGAGTAA
- a CDS encoding alanine--glyoxylate aminotransferase family protein codes for MEDKHMLMIPGPTPVPEKALLAMGKHPIGHRSGEFSEIMGKVTAGLKWLHQTQNDVLVLTASGTGAMEAGIINFLSPGDRVLVGCNGKFSERWAEVCQAYNLNVEKITAEWGKPLDPEAFQKRLSSDTNKEIKAVIVTHSETSTGVLNDLETINRYVKQHGQALIMVDAVTSLGCVNVPVDEWGLDVVASGSQKGYMIPPGLGFVSVSDRAWEAYKQAQCPRFYLDLGPYSKSAAKNSNPFTPPVNLIYALQVTLNMMQAEGLENIFARHQRLSAAARAGVEAMGLPLFAPSDCTSPATTAVAPATVEAEQIRSLVKKRFDIALAGGQNQLKGKIFRIGHLGFISDRDILATLSAIESALLALGHDSFQPGAGVAAAAKVLP; via the coding sequence ATGGAAGATAAACACATGTTGATGATTCCCGGTCCCACACCAGTGCCGGAGAAAGCACTGTTGGCTATGGGGAAACACCCCATTGGCCACCGGAGTGGGGAGTTTTCGGAAATTATGGGCAAGGTGACGGCCGGTCTCAAATGGTTGCACCAAACCCAAAACGATGTCCTGGTGCTGACAGCCAGCGGTACTGGGGCGATGGAAGCTGGAATTATCAATTTTTTAAGTCCCGGCGATCGCGTTTTGGTGGGATGTAACGGAAAGTTTAGCGAACGTTGGGCTGAAGTATGCCAAGCCTATAATTTAAATGTAGAAAAAATTACGGCGGAGTGGGGCAAACCCCTGGATCCAGAGGCTTTTCAGAAGCGGTTAAGCAGCGACACCAATAAAGAAATTAAAGCGGTCATCGTTACCCATAGCGAAACCTCTACGGGGGTTCTCAACGACCTGGAAACCATTAACCGCTATGTAAAACAGCACGGGCAAGCCCTAATTATGGTGGATGCGGTCACCAGCTTGGGATGCGTCAATGTTCCCGTAGACGAATGGGGCTTGGATGTGGTGGCTTCTGGTTCCCAAAAAGGATATATGATTCCCCCTGGGTTGGGCTTTGTAAGTGTCAGCGATCGGGCTTGGGAAGCTTACAAACAAGCCCAATGCCCCCGTTTTTATTTGGATTTGGGTCCTTACAGCAAGAGTGCTGCCAAAAATAGCAACCCGTTTACGCCACCGGTGAACTTGATTTATGCGTTGCAAGTGACCTTAAACATGATGCAAGCGGAAGGGTTGGAAAATATTTTTGCTCGCCACCAACGTTTGAGTGCGGCCGCGCGCGCAGGGGTGGAAGCGATGGGATTGCCTTTGTTTGCGCCCTCCGATTGCACCAGTCCGGCAACAACGGCGGTGGCACCGGCGACGGTAGAAGCGGAACAAATTCGTTCTTTGGTGAAGAAACGCTTTGATATCGCGCTGGCTGGCGGCCAAAATCAGCTGAAAGGCAAAATCTTCCGCATCGGACATTTAGGGTTTATCAGCGATCGCGATATCCTCGCCACTTTATCGGCTATTGAATCTGCTTTATTGGCTTTGGGTCACGATAGTTTCCAGCCTGGTGCTGGTGTGGCGGCGGCTGCCAAGGTTTTGCCATAG
- a CDS encoding DUF2949 domain-containing protein, with the protein MTPNRYDPLIEFLQENLELSDSDLAIALRHAEPDPGPLPMILWKYGLVTIEQLNQIYDWLEGKK; encoded by the coding sequence ATGACACCCAACCGATACGACCCGCTCATTGAATTTTTACAAGAAAACTTAGAACTATCCGATTCCGACCTAGCTATTGCTTTGCGTCATGCAGAACCCGACCCCGGTCCGTTACCCATGATTTTGTGGAAATACGGATTGGTAACCATCGAACAGTTGAACCAAATTTACGACTGGTTGGAAGGGAAAAAATAA
- a CDS encoding DUF192 domain-containing protein: MVRWRVVSTVTVVATAAIALVAFRSQADGVTRAVETIDRSPLAGMAAIKEQKKQGQQLPVTARMQVGDTTVDLEVAQTAEQRRVGLMYRRSLPRNRGMLFRFDSPRVVRFWMKNTLIPLDMIFLRDGRVEKVVAEAPPCDRPVCPTYGMEAIPINQVIELNAGRAAELGIQAGDRVRIEFLTP, translated from the coding sequence ATGGTGCGTTGGCGCGTGGTTTCTACAGTGACGGTCGTGGCAACTGCCGCGATCGCGTTGGTTGCCTTTCGCAGCCAGGCAGATGGTGTTACTAGAGCGGTAGAGACGATCGATCGATCTCCCCTAGCGGGGATGGCTGCTATCAAAGAACAAAAAAAACAGGGGCAACAACTGCCGGTTACCGCTCGCATGCAGGTGGGAGACACAACGGTGGATTTGGAAGTGGCACAAACTGCCGAACAACGCCGCGTCGGGCTGATGTACCGGCGATCGCTACCGCGCAATCGGGGGATGTTGTTTCGGTTTGATTCCCCCCGGGTGGTGCGTTTTTGGATGAAAAATACCCTGATTCCTTTGGATATGATTTTCTTGCGCGACGGTCGAGTGGAAAAGGTGGTGGCAGAAGCCCCACCCTGCGATCGCCCTGTTTGCCCTACCTATGGGATGGAAGCAATTCCCATTAACCAAGTTATCGAATTGAACGCTGGTCGGGCTGCGGAGTTGGGCATTCAAGCAGGCGATCGCGTAAGGATAGAATTCTTAACACCATAA
- a CDS encoding response regulator transcription factor NblR gives MQNDSRACVLVVVADEMLSQRVGLDLQEAGYNPVLAGDIHNGCDRVRQNPVELVVVDQALGSESGLDFCRQLRFLGYSGPALLLMAHDTVAERVACLEAGADDYCIKPYRTETFLNLVRLYLQPDSYGSEHLRFGDLTLDLSNRKAIRNGQEIDLTAKEYELLKYLMEHPGEVLTREQILEQVWGHDFTGESNVIEVYVRYLRLKLEDEGQKRLIQTVRGVGYALREN, from the coding sequence ATGCAAAACGATAGTCGTGCTTGCGTTCTTGTGGTCGTAGCCGATGAGATGCTTTCCCAGCGGGTTGGTCTCGATCTGCAAGAAGCTGGATACAACCCGGTTTTGGCTGGCGATATCCATAACGGCTGCGATCGCGTTCGCCAAAATCCTGTGGAGTTGGTGGTGGTGGACCAAGCCCTAGGCAGCGAATCTGGCTTGGATTTCTGCCGCCAGTTGCGTTTTTTGGGCTATTCCGGTCCCGCCCTCTTGTTGATGGCCCACGATACAGTGGCCGAACGGGTGGCTTGCTTGGAAGCAGGCGCTGACGATTACTGTATCAAGCCTTACCGCACGGAAACTTTTCTAAATTTGGTCCGTCTGTATCTCCAACCCGACAGCTACGGGAGCGAACACTTACGCTTTGGCGATTTAACCCTGGATCTGTCCAACCGCAAAGCCATTCGCAACGGGCAAGAAATTGACCTGACGGCAAAGGAATACGAGTTGCTTAAGTATTTAATGGAGCATCCGGGGGAAGTGCTTACCCGCGAGCAAATTTTGGAGCAAGTTTGGGGACACGATTTCACCGGAGAGTCCAATGTCATTGAAGTGTACGTGCGTTATTTGCGGTTGAAATTGGAAGATGAAGGGCAAAAGCGTTTGATTCAAACTGTGCGTGGGGTAGGATATGCATTGCGAGAAAACTAG
- a CDS encoding NAD(+) kinase has translation MPKAGIIYNDAKPVASRSAEELKQKLADSGWEVYVATGSGGLLGYSSPEKPMCHTPIDSLAPPGFDDEMTFAVVLGGDGTVLSAFRQVACHDIPLLTVNTGHMGFLTEAYLQQLPELIEQVLTGDYKIESRTMLTVQVFRDETLVWEALCLNEMVIHREPLTSMCHFEIEVGHHAPVDIAADGVILSTPTGSTAYSLSAGGPVITPEVPVLQLVPICPHSLASRALVFSDREPVTIFSANTHPLMMVVDGNAGCYVLPEDRMRVTRSEHMAHFIRIQPPEFFRVLREKLGWGLPHIAKPTSVELP, from the coding sequence GTGCCCAAAGCAGGCATTATATACAACGACGCCAAACCAGTAGCTTCCCGTAGCGCTGAAGAACTTAAACAAAAACTTGCAGACAGCGGCTGGGAAGTTTACGTAGCCACGGGGTCTGGTGGTTTGCTGGGGTATTCCAGCCCCGAAAAACCCATGTGCCATACCCCCATTGATTCGCTAGCTCCTCCTGGATTTGACGACGAGATGACATTCGCCGTCGTGCTGGGGGGAGACGGTACCGTTTTATCAGCCTTTCGGCAGGTTGCTTGTCACGATATTCCCCTGCTAACGGTGAATACCGGGCACATGGGCTTTTTAACAGAAGCATACCTGCAGCAACTCCCAGAGCTCATCGAACAAGTGCTGACCGGGGACTACAAAATCGAGTCGCGTACCATGCTCACCGTACAGGTGTTTCGCGACGAAACTCTGGTATGGGAAGCCCTCTGCCTCAACGAAATGGTCATCCACCGGGAACCCCTCACTAGCATGTGCCATTTTGAAATCGAAGTGGGACATCACGCCCCGGTCGATATTGCTGCCGATGGTGTAATTTTGTCCACCCCCACTGGCTCCACGGCTTACTCCTTAAGCGCTGGCGGTCCCGTCATTACTCCAGAGGTGCCTGTTTTGCAATTGGTTCCCATTTGCCCCCACTCTCTAGCTTCGCGGGCTTTGGTTTTTTCCGATCGCGAACCAGTGACCATCTTCTCTGCCAATACCCATCCGTTGATGATGGTGGTTGATGGCAATGCAGGTTGTTATGTTTTACCGGAAGACCGCATGCGGGTCACTCGCTCGGAGCACATGGCTCATTTTATTCGGATACAACCGCCGGAATTTTTCCGCGTCTTGCGGGAAAAACTGGGATGGGGATTGCCCCATATCGCCAAACCCACTTCTGTGGAACTTCCTTAA
- a CDS encoding SDR family oxidoreductase, with amino-acid sequence MSIIFVVGATGTLGRQVARRALDEGYTVRCLVRNYKRAAFLKEWGAELVLGDLCDPHTLPPALEGVDAVIDAATSRPTDSLTIKEVDWDGKVALIQAAKQAGVERYIFFSILNAEKYPQVPLMEIKRCTERFLEESGLDYTILRPCGFLQGLIGQYAVPILDRQVVWVTSESAPTAFMDTQDIAKFATRALQVPETKNRSFPVVGSRAWQAGEIINLCEQLSGQQAKVSRVPVNFLRLVRRIMRFFQWGWNAADRLAFVEVLASNEPFSADMQETYAVFGLDPKDMTTLESYLQEYFNRIMKKLRELNYDLDKAKSRDKKRVPF; translated from the coding sequence ATGAGTATAATATTTGTTGTAGGAGCTACCGGCACCCTGGGAAGGCAGGTTGCCCGCCGGGCTCTGGATGAAGGATATACAGTACGCTGCCTCGTAAGAAATTATAAAAGAGCTGCCTTTTTGAAGGAATGGGGCGCTGAGCTGGTTTTGGGAGATTTGTGCGACCCGCACACCCTACCCCCCGCCTTGGAAGGCGTCGATGCTGTCATCGATGCGGCCACCTCCCGCCCCACCGACTCCCTAACCATTAAAGAAGTGGACTGGGATGGGAAAGTAGCCCTCATCCAAGCCGCCAAGCAGGCAGGGGTGGAACGGTATATTTTCTTTTCTATTTTGAACGCCGAAAAATATCCCCAAGTCCCTTTAATGGAAATTAAGCGCTGCACGGAACGTTTTCTAGAAGAGTCGGGGTTGGATTACACCATTTTGCGTCCTTGTGGCTTTTTGCAAGGTCTCATTGGCCAATATGCCGTTCCCATTCTCGACCGCCAAGTGGTCTGGGTGACCAGCGAATCGGCACCCACCGCCTTTATGGACACCCAAGATATTGCCAAATTTGCGACGCGGGCGTTGCAGGTACCGGAAACCAAAAATCGCAGCTTTCCCGTCGTGGGTTCTCGGGCTTGGCAAGCCGGCGAAATTATCAATTTATGCGAGCAGCTGTCCGGGCAACAGGCGAAAGTTTCCCGGGTGCCGGTGAATTTTTTGCGGTTGGTGCGCCGCATTATGCGTTTTTTCCAGTGGGGATGGAATGCAGCCGACCGCCTGGCTTTTGTGGAAGTGCTGGCCAGCAACGAACCCTTTAGTGCCGACATGCAAGAAACTTACGCAGTCTTCGGTCTCGACCCCAAAGACATGACCACCCTGGAGTCCTACCTGCAAGAATACTTCAACCGGATTATGAAGAAATTGCGGGAGTTGAACTACGATTTGGACAAAGCCAAGTCCCGAGATAAAAAACGGGTTCCCTTTTAA
- a CDS encoding metalloregulator ArsR/SmtB family transcription factor, whose product MSHLHNRFQQLETLPESCSEIHDTDPEQMRRVAANTLNIEKSQRMAEFFGILADANRLRILSALAVQEMCVCDLARAVHMSESAVSHQLRALRSLRVVGYRKEGRKVFYRLKDNHVLNLYKEVAEHLDEPED is encoded by the coding sequence ATGTCCCACCTACACAATCGCTTCCAGCAATTGGAAACGCTGCCCGAATCCTGTAGCGAAATTCACGATACCGACCCAGAACAAATGCGTCGGGTCGCAGCAAACACGCTGAATATCGAGAAATCCCAGCGCATGGCAGAGTTTTTTGGTATTTTGGCGGATGCCAATCGCTTGCGGATTTTATCGGCACTTGCGGTGCAGGAAATGTGCGTTTGCGACTTGGCCAGAGCCGTACACATGAGCGAATCAGCGGTTTCCCACCAACTGCGGGCTTTGCGATCGCTGCGGGTGGTTGGATATCGCAAGGAAGGCAGAAAAGTCTTTTACCGCCTCAAGGACAACCACGTGCTCAACCTCTATAAAGAAGTGGCCGAGCACCTGGATGAACCTGAGGACTAG
- the petM gene encoding cytochrome b6-f complex subunit PetM — translation MGEEIFNAALLSFVLVPVGLVVGYMLLKAEGNEEA, via the coding sequence ATGGGTGAAGAAATTTTCAACGCTGCCTTGCTTTCTTTTGTCTTGGTTCCCGTGGGCTTGGTTGTCGGCTATATGTTGCTAAAAGCTGAAGGCAACGAGGAAGCATAA
- the pdxA gene encoding 4-hydroxythreonine-4-phosphate dehydrogenase PdxA — translation MNVTKPAANSTATSSPLRLAIPIGDPAGIGPEVVLKALAEPEVARGCQVALVGSREVLWRSYRQLQNQSAQPLVHPDRIEVIEPELPPETGTNIQLGTGNAASGAASFAYLQTAVRETLAGRFHGIVTAPIAKSAWKAAGYFYPGQTELLASMAGVEQFGMLFVAQSPHSGWILRTLLATTHIPLQQVPTMLTPDLLTTKLDLLVTCLQQDFAMTEGSIAIAGLNPHSGENGQLGSEEKDWMVSWLQKQQKQYPQMDLWGPIPPDTMWVKPGLVWYGQTQETPADAYLALYHDQGLIPVKLMAFDRAVNTTVGLPFVRTSPDHGTAFDIAGQGIADATSMKAAISWGAYFVRVRQNG, via the coding sequence TTGAACGTAACGAAACCAGCTGCAAATTCCACTGCCACCAGTTCTCCACTGCGTTTAGCCATTCCCATCGGCGACCCGGCGGGAATTGGTCCGGAAGTGGTGCTCAAAGCGTTGGCTGAACCTGAAGTAGCGCGTGGCTGCCAGGTGGCTTTGGTGGGATCGCGCGAAGTACTGTGGCGGTCGTACCGGCAACTGCAGAATCAGAGCGCACAACCGCTTGTACACCCGGATCGCATCGAAGTCATTGAACCCGAACTGCCCCCCGAAACTGGCACCAACATTCAACTAGGTACGGGCAATGCAGCCAGCGGTGCGGCGAGTTTTGCCTATTTACAAACAGCAGTGCGCGAAACCCTTGCCGGTCGCTTTCATGGTATTGTCACCGCTCCCATTGCCAAGTCAGCTTGGAAAGCAGCTGGATATTTTTACCCTGGGCAAACGGAACTTTTAGCTAGCATGGCAGGGGTGGAGCAATTTGGCATGTTGTTCGTGGCGCAGTCTCCCCACAGCGGCTGGATTTTGCGAACTCTGCTGGCAACTACCCATATTCCCTTACAGCAAGTACCAACCATGCTAACGCCGGATTTGCTTACCACCAAACTCGATTTGTTGGTTACCTGCCTGCAACAGGATTTTGCTATGACCGAGGGTAGCATTGCGATCGCTGGTTTAAATCCCCACAGCGGCGAAAACGGACAGCTCGGCAGCGAAGAAAAAGACTGGATGGTATCTTGGTTGCAAAAACAGCAAAAACAATATCCCCAAATGGATTTATGGGGACCCATACCGCCGGATACCATGTGGGTAAAACCTGGGTTGGTTTGGTACGGTCAAACCCAGGAAACTCCTGCCGATGCCTATCTGGCTTTGTATCACGACCAGGGATTGATTCCGGTGAAACTAATGGCTTTCGATCGCGCTGTGAACACCACGGTAGGGCTGCCTTTTGTGCGCACTTCCCCCGACCACGGCACGGCGTTTGATATTGCCGGTCAAGGGATAGCCGATGCGACGAGTATGAAGGCAGCGATTTCCTGGGGGGCTTACTTTGTGCGCGTTCGGCAAAATGGCTGA
- the thrB gene encoding homoserine kinase, giving the protein MSTTITVPATTANIGPGFDCLGAALTLNNRFSFSVTNSDNVEIAVNGVEAENIQTSQDNLAYRAFVKFYEHLQQTPPTIRLDIQLGFPLSRGLGSSATAIVGGLMGANELAGQPLSTAQLMQLAIAIEGHPDNVVPALLGGCRLVAGSGEDWDVCDVRWHPQIVPVLAIPNFEVSTKEAREVLPSQYRREDAIFNTSRLGMLIRGLETANKSWLSLGMRDRLHQPYRQSLIPGYQDVREAAIAAGAYGLAISGAGPTLLALSAPNHSADIAVAMTSAWQKHNINAQVKVLGIDPQGALAKSN; this is encoded by the coding sequence ATGAGCACAACCATTACCGTTCCCGCCACCACAGCCAATATTGGACCCGGTTTTGATTGTTTGGGTGCCGCTCTCACCCTCAACAACCGGTTTTCCTTTTCTGTCACCAACAGCGATAACGTCGAGATTGCGGTAAATGGCGTAGAAGCGGAAAACATCCAAACTAGTCAAGATAATTTGGCATACCGCGCCTTCGTCAAATTCTACGAACACCTACAACAAACCCCACCAACGATTCGCCTGGACATTCAACTGGGGTTTCCTCTATCGAGGGGATTGGGAAGTTCCGCCACTGCCATTGTGGGTGGTTTGATGGGTGCCAACGAACTGGCGGGGCAGCCATTATCCACTGCCCAATTGATGCAACTGGCGATCGCTATTGAAGGGCACCCTGACAACGTGGTACCAGCTTTGCTGGGGGGCTGTCGTTTGGTAGCTGGTAGTGGCGAGGACTGGGATGTGTGCGATGTCCGGTGGCACCCGCAAATTGTTCCTGTGCTAGCCATTCCGAACTTTGAAGTATCAACCAAAGAAGCACGTGAGGTTTTGCCCAGCCAGTATCGCCGTGAAGACGCTATTTTCAATACTTCTCGTTTGGGAATGCTGATTCGTGGTTTGGAAACAGCCAACAAGAGTTGGTTATCGTTGGGAATGCGCGATCGCCTGCACCAACCCTACCGACAATCCCTCATCCCCGGTTACCAAGACGTGCGAGAAGCCGCGATCGCAGCAGGTGCCTATGGGTTGGCTATCAGCGGTGCCGGACCCACATTGCTGGCCTTATCTGCACCCAACCACTCCGCCGATATTGCCGTAGCCATGACCTCCGCTTGGCAGAAACACAATATCAATGCCCAAGTGAAAGTTCTAGGCATCGATCCGCAAGGTGCCCTCGCCAAAAGCAATTAA